TCAATAATTTTGAATAAAAATTCTTTCCTCCCCCAAAAAGACCAGATGGACTGTGGTCCAGCTTGCCTTGCAATGATAGCAAAATATTACGGCAAGAAATACCCAATAGAATACCTCAGAGAAAATACCTTTATCACCCGTGAAGGTGTTTCGCTTTTGGGTATTAGTGAAGCTGCCAAAAAGATAGGATTTTGAAGCGCAATCTATAAAAATTGATGTACAAGACCTTATAGAACAAAGAGAATAGTTTCTTTACGTATACAATTCCAGAATTGTAAAACTCATCAATAAAAAGGGACAGTTAAAGTCGTCTGTAATCATTGATGAGTTACCTACGATTTATTTTCGTGGACTGGATAACTTGATTGCTACAGCAAGGAGTAACAACAAAGTAGCGGTCTGTTTAGGTTTTCAAGATTTTTCACAACTAACAAGGGATTATGGCGATAAAGAAAGTAAGGTAATTCAAAATACAGTGGGCAATATTTTCAGTGGGCAGGTTGTGGGTGAAACAGCGAAAACCTTGTCCGAGCGTTTCGGTAAAGTCTTACAAAAACGCCAAAGTATGACCATTAACCGAAGTGATAAATCGACTTCGATTAGTACACAAATGGATAGTTTGATACCACCGAGTAAAATATCGAACCTTACACAAGGAATGTTTGTGGGTTCAGTATCGGATAACTTCGACCAGCGTATCGACCAAAAGATATTCCACGCTCAAATTGTGGTAGATAATGAAAAGGTCGCCAAAGAAACTAAAGCCTACAAAAAAATACCTAACATTTTATCCTTTAGTGATGAAGAAATGAAACGACAAGTAGAGGCGAATTACAAGCAAATCAAAGCCGATATTGCAACCCTTGTAGAAAGTGAAATGGAGAGAATTGCTAATGACCCGGATTTACAACATTTGGTTGAGAATGAGCAATAAACAAATGAATTTTTGTATGATTTAATATTATCTTACTACTATTTTTATTTAAACCATTTTTAAATTTATGCCTTACCTAAATTTTCTTTAAAAAAATCATAAAAAATATTTTTTCATTCAAATTTATTTTATTTCCTTTGTTGGAGAATAAATGTGAAAAAGAAGATGTACAAATTGGGTTATTTGTTATTTATTATGATTTTAGGAGGTGTTAATGTTTACGCCCAGCAATATCAAATTAAAGGAAAGGTAATTGGAAACTCATCAAATAAACCGATTGAGTTTGTAAATGCAGTATTGATGAAGAAAGATAGTGTTTATAGTGGCGCTGTAACGGATAGTTTAGGGGTATTTATAATAACAGCTCCAAAAGGAGACTACACGCTAAAACTAGAGTATTTTGGGGAAGCTTTTACAAAAAAAGGAATGAATATTTCAAATGATGTAGATTTAGGGACATTAAAAATGGAAGAGATTACTGAATTACAGGAGATTGTGATTGAGTCTAAGAAACCTTTAATTCAACGAAAAGTTGACAGATTAGTTTTTAATGTGGAAAATACGGTATCTGCACATGGTGGTGATGTTATAGATGTACTTAAAATAACTCCAGGATTGAAAGTTCAAAATGATCAAATTTCAATGATTGGAAAAAATGGAGTTTCTGTAATGATTGATGATAGATTGATACAACTTTCAGGTAATGAATTAATTAACTTTCTTAAAGCTCTGAAGTCGGATGACATCAAAGATATAGAGGTTATTACAACCCCACCTGCTAGGTATGAAGCAGAAGGAAATGGAGGGATTATAAATATAAAGTTAAAAAAAAATAAAGTTGATGGCTGGAGTAATACAGTTAGAACAATATATAAACAAGCAACTTATCCTTCATTCTCCATAGGGAATAATTTAATGTACAAAAAAAATAAACTCAATATACTATTTGATATAGGATATAGAAAGGATCAAGATATATATACAAATAATATTCTGTATAACTTTCCCTTAAATTATTTGCAACAATCAGTGTTTGAAAAATCCAATACTAATGGAGTTGCAGGTACAATAAATATTGGCTATAAAGTAAACGAAAAACTACAATTGGGATTACAATACTCTGGCTTCTCTACGGATGCTAATAAAGAAAATAGCAATATTAATAATATTATTAACTATCAAAACCAAAATGTAAATAACACATTACTATCTGATGGAATTACAAATGAAAAATACAATAGTAATTCCCTAAATTTTAACGCAATAAAAAGTATATCAAATTCCGATAATAAAATAATGTTTGATGTAGATTATTTTAACCTTAATACAAACAGATTTAATAATTTAAATTCTCACGATTTTAAATCTGAATTTACAACCGTAGATAACAACAATTTACGAAAAATAGAAAATGTCTCTTCTAAAATTGACTTTGATATACTTAATAAATGGGCGAATTTATCTTTTGGAGCAAAGATAAGTTTTACAGAGACTAATAATGATATTGATATTTCAAGATACAATATAATAAACAAAAAACCTAAATCTGTCTATAATCAATTAGACTACTTTACTTACAATGAAAATATTCAAGCAATTTATTTTTCAGCTAATAGAAAATTTGGAACAAAGTTAGAAGGAAAAATAGGGTTAAGAACCGAATTTACTCAAAGTAAAGGCTATTCTGAAACTGAAAATAAAACCAACACAAATAAATATGTTGAATACTTTCCGTCTGTATATTTATCATATCTTCACGATGGAGAAAATACTTTTACCTTGAGTTATGGAAGAAGAGTAAATAGACCCTCTTATTCTAACCTAAATCCTGCACGCTGGTATTTAACCCTGACATCTTATGAAGAAGGAAACCCTTTTCTGCAACCATCTTTTACCTCAAATTTTGAGTTATCTCACTCTTATAGGAACTTTTTAACTACTACAGTTTCGTTTTCCAAAACCAAAAATGGTTTTGGACAGTTGACAATTCATGATGCAAAATATAATATGCAAGCTTTTGTTAGAAGAAACTATTATAACTATAATTTATTTTTGCTATCAGAATATATTAATTATAATGTGTTTCCTTGGTGGACCGCTAGTGCTGAAGGCTCTGTATACTATACTGAGACTAATACTTATACAAAATATTTAGAACCTAAATACTCTGGTTGGGGTGGATATTTTTCAACTACAAATAATTTTATTTTCAATGAAAATAAAACTATTCTTGGTCAGCTAACTTATGAGTATAATTTCCCTACTCTTTTTAATGAAAATAAAATAGAAGAGTATTCTAGTTTAGGTATAGGATTGAAACTATTATTAAATCGTAAAAAACTACAGATAGCAATCAATGCTAATAATATTTTAGGAACTGATAGAATAAAAACATCAAATACTACACAAGGGGTATATCAAACCTTTAAACAATATTATGACACACAGTATATAAGACTTTCTTTGTCATATAAATTTGGAAATAAAGATATTTCAGGCGATAAAAGAAGAACAAGTAATGAGGAAGAAAAAAGTAGAACAAAATAAAAATACTTGCAAGTGAGTCCTATGAAGGTTTTATGACTATAAAAGATAACCATTTTATTTAATTTTTAAATTTTAAAGAAGATGAAAAATTCTAAATTAAAATCAGCTTTAAAAAATGTTATTTGTAAGAATAACAAATCTTTTGAGGTTTTGGGGATTGAAGAGATCCAAACTGTAAAAGGAGGGTGTAATGGAGGGCCTAAAAACAACAGTATAGGCTCTGGACAGTGCACAAGTGCAAATTGCCAATCGACAAATTGTGGTTGGAATTAAATTTTTGGGGTGCAAATATTTTTGCACCCTATTTAAAAAAAAAATTATGTATAAGCTAACTGAATACTACGAAGTTGAAGATATTTCTGAAGCAGAAAAACTTTTATTTTCAACAAGAACAGGTATATTGTTACACATTTCAAACGATGTGTATAAACAGATACTAGATAGAAAGTACGAACTAATTAATGAAAAAGTATTATATAAACTACTTTCATCTGAAATTTTGATTCCTGAAGATGAAAATGAATATTCAACAATTATTAATTTTTTTAAGGAAAAAACTTCGCAAAAAGATAAAATATTAAATTATACTATTCAGCCTACAGCAAATTGTCAATTAGGGTGTCATTACTGTGGACAAGTTCATGAAAAAGTTAATATGGAAGAAGATATTGTTGAAAAAACATTTAAATACATAAGTAAAACTTTACTTGACGGAAAATATTCTGGATTGTTTATTACTTGGTATGGTGCAGAACCTTTGTTAGGTATAAAAGGAATTAGAAATTTGAGTGAAAAAATTATTAAATTCTGTGATGAAAATAATATTCTATACACAGCAATGATGATAACTAACGGATTGGCCTTAAAAGAAAGGGTTTTTGAAGAATTGGTTAATTTAAATATTATAAAATATCAAATTACTTTAGACGGTGATAAAAATCATCATGACTCAAGTAGATATACGAAGAAGAAAGAAAAAACATTTGAAATTATATTGAAAAATATCGTTAATGCTGTAAATAACCCTTTGTATGACGAAAAACAATGCCTTATCCTTATAAGATGCAATATCCATAAAGATAACTATACCTCTATTGATTCTTTAATGGAACAATTATATAATTTAGGAATCTCTGAAAAAATAACTTTAGACTTTGCGCCTGTACATGATTGGGGGAAAAATTATGCAAAAGATAATTTAGGTCTTACTCCTTCATTTTTTGGTGAATTGGAAATAGATTGGTTTCTAAAAATGAGAGAGTATAATTTTAAATTTGTTAAAGATATTCTCCCTAAGAAGAAAATGGGAACTTGTATGGTTACAAATAAAGAATCTGAACTTATTGATGCTAAAGGGCGCTTATCATATTGCTGGGAAACTCCATATACCCCTGAATTTGATAATGAAAAAAGTGAATTATTTCATGGAGATATATTTAATTCTGAAAAGAAAGATAGAAGTATCCTACCACTCGGTAATTGGTATGATGATATTGATAATGAAGAATATGGCACCACTTGTAAAAAATGTAAATTTTTGCCTGTTTGTGGTGGTGGTTGTCCAATCCATTGGTATAAAGAAATGGCAATGTGTCCATCATTTAAGTATAACTTCAAAGAAAGAATGGTTTTACAATATATAATGTCTAGAGAATACTTCGATGGAAAGACTAATATACAAACTTAATTTAAATTTAATTAGGGCTTTAAATAGCATAAAAAGAAGAGAGTCTTTTAATAGGGATCATATATTTTATGATATTATTAGTCTGATTAAAAACAAAGTTACCAGCCAAGAAAAATTAAGGATAATTTATGTTTTTAGCGAAATTGAAAAAGTACTTTCTGTTCTTAAAATAGATGCTGAAGTGGATGAAAAACAGATCAATAAGATTGATGAAATTTACTCTAATTTAGATGAAAAGTTAAAGTATTTTCTTAGTTTAAGTTATTATCCTATGAAGGCTCTCTATTATTTTCAAAAAAAAGAGTTCAATTACTCCATAGACGCTATCAATATTTTTTTTGATAATTCTAAATCTATATTAGGTACAAACACTAATTTGTTAAATTTAGCTTGTGGAGAACAATATTTAAATTTGTTTAGGATTTATTTAAAGTCCCAAAAAAAAGAAAAAATTATTACTTGTTCGTCAAATTTAATGTTATTATGTCATTATAAATTATTGATGCCAGACATTGATGAAACCATAGATACTAGTATAAAATTTGATAATTCTTTTACTAACTTTGATAAAAATGAATACTTGTTTTGGAAAGTTTATCATACGGATAATATTTTCAAAAAATTCATAATCGATACCAATAATGATTTATTATATAAGATGGTTAGTAGAATTTTATCAAATATAAACTATATAAAAGATGATTTTTTTTATAATTCCTTGAGATGTTTAGATTGTAATTTTAATAGTGACTATGAGGGTGCAATAATTCAATTTATCAATAGCCTTGAACATCTTAGCGAACGATCAGATGTACTCTTATATTTAAACATGTTGAATATTAACAAAATATTTTTAAAACTAAAGATTGATAATGAAGAATTTAAAAATTTATGCAACAAATTCATAAATAGCAATATTAATAAAAATTTGAAAATTGAGATGTTGGAATAATGATTTTCTGCCCTCAAAAAGATCAGATGGACTGTGGTCCAGCTTGCCTTGTTATGATAGCAAGACATTACGGCAAGAGATACCCAATAGAATACCTTAGAGAAAAAGCATTTATAACTCGTGAGGGTGTGTCTCTTTTGGGGATTAGTGAAGCTGCTCATAAAATAGGTCTTGAAACACAATCAGTAAAACTTACAGAAGAACAATTAGAGAAAAATAACGAAATTTTTCCCTGTATATTGCATTGGAATCAAAATCATTTTGTAGTACTTTTTAAAATCACAACCTCATATTTTTCAAATAAAAAATACTTCTATATTGCAGACCCTGCCCATGGAATTATTAAGTTATCCAAAGAAAAATTCAAACAATCATGGCTGTCAGAAGAGAATACAGGTGTAGCTATGTTTCTAAATCCTACGGAAGAGTTTGAAAAGAGAATTCCACCAAAACAAGAAAAGGTATCTATAAAATATCTACTAAGCTACCTAGCACCGTATCGAAAACAATTGAGTCTTATGTTCTTGCTTTTGTTGTTCGGGAGTGGTCTTACTCTTATTTTTCCATTTCTAACAGAAGCTCTTATTGACAAAGGAGTTAATGCCAAAGACTTAAATTTTATTTTTATAATTTTATTAACTCAATTAGGCATTTTCTTAGGTTCCATTACTATTGAAATTATTAGAAACTGGTTAATGCTTTATGTGGGTACGCATCTAAGTATAAAAATTATTTCAGATTTTCTCAAAAAGATGCTTCAGCTTCCTGTCAAATTTTTTGATACCAAAACGATGGGGGATTTTAATCAACGGATTCAAGATAATGAAAGAATAGAAAGTTTTTTAACCTCACAAAGCCTAACAACTTTTTTTTCTATAATTACTTTTTCAGTTTTTTTTGGGGTGTTATGGTATTACGATATTAAAATACTTTTGGTTTATTTAGCACTAACAATATTGTCTGTGGGGTGGTCTTTCTTTTGGCTAAAAAAGAGAAAGATTTTAGATTATTATAGTTTTCAACAGCGTTCAGAAAATCAAGAGTCTATTTATGAAATGCTCAATGGAGTAACCGAAATGAAACTTAACCAATTTGAGGATTTTAAGAGAAAGGAATGGGAAAATATTCAAAAGAAATTATTTAAACTAAATATAAGAATACTTAAATTAAATCAAGTTCAACTATCTGGTTTTGAGTTTCTTAATCAACTGAAGAATATCCTAGTAACCTTTTTAGCAGCTAATTATGTAGTAAAAGGAGATATGACTTTAGGGATGTTACTTTCTATATCCTATATCATAGGTCAAATGAATTCTCCAGTTAATCAATTAGTTAGTTTCTTCCGTTCTTTACAAGATGCAAAGTTAAGTTTGGAAAGACTTAATGAGGTTCAGAATAAGCCAAATGAAGAGCAAATAATTCCAAAAGGTCTAAGCAGGCTAAAGAATATTGATTTTGAAACCTCAAAAAAGTGTATTCAGCTCAAAAAAGTAAGCTTTCAGTATGAAGGACCTAGATCACCATTTGTATTGAGAGATATAAACTTAGTTATCCCTGAAGGAAAAATTACAGCAATTGTTGGGGCAAGTGGAAGCGGTAAAACATCACTCATAAAATTATTGCTCCGATTTTATGAATCTGTATCGGGCAGTATAGAATATAACGGAACAAATATCTTAGAAATTTCTCCTCAAAATATCCGAGAAAATTGTGGTATCGTAATGCAAGACGGATATATTTTTTCTGACACTATAGAGCGAAATATAGCCACGGGAGATGAGAATATTGATTATGATAAGTTACAAAAAGCCATTAAAATAGCTAATATAGGAGATTTCATTGATTCGCTACCTCTAGGTTTAAAAACAAAAATAGGTGCTGCTGGAAATGGTATTTCAGGCGGGCAAAGACAGCGTATTCTAATTGCAAGAGCAGTGTATAAAAATCCACATTATATATTCTTTGATGAAGCAACTTCTGCTCTGGATGCTGAAAATGAGAAAATAATTCATGATAATTTACAATCTTTCTTCAGAGGAAAAACAGTGATTATTATCGCTCATAGATTATCAACAGTAAAAAATGCTGATCAAATTGTAGTATTAGATAAAGGGGAGATTTCGGAACTAGGAACTCATCAAGAGCTTGTAGAAAAAAGAGGAAGTTATTACAATTTGGTTAGAAATCAATTAGAATTAGGAAATTAATATTAATATTATTTCCTTTTGCGAGGATTTTTTTATTACCTTTGTAATAAAAAATGAATTTAAACAAGGTTAGTTTTAAAGATTTTGAGGATATTCCAAACTTTGATGTTTTTGATAGAGCTAGTGCTCATATGGAATATTTAGATTTTTTAGAGAATAATGGATTTAAAAATTATCTCTTAGAAACTGATAGTGGATGCGGTCCAACTGTTAAGTTAGCCGGAAATGATAGAATAAAGAAAGGAGAATATATAAGTCTTGTTTCTAATGATTATTTAGGATTTACTCAACATCCCAAAGTGAAGCAATCGGTTATTGAGGCGATTGAGAAATATGGAACAGGAGCAGGTTCCTCTCCCTTGATAGGAGGGTATTATGATTATCACAAAATAGTGGAGGATAAAATATCCACCTTTTTTAATCGTCCACTAGGCTCAACTGTAATATATACTACAGGATACACCGCTAATAGTGCTTCTCTATTGTGCTTATTAAAGAGTCAAGATATTGCCATTGTAGATATGGCAGTTCACTCTAGCGTTTATGAAGGAATATCAGGTACTACAACAAAAAGATTTCTCCACAATGATACAAAATCATTAGAGCATATTTTATCAAAATCAAAAGATAAGTATAGAACCAAAATGGTGGTTATTGACGGTGTTTATTCACAAGATGGAGATATTGCAAAACTAAAAGAAATTTTAGAAATTACCCATCATTATGGTGGAGTTCTTTTAGTAGATGATGCACACGGAATAGGGGTTGTGGGTAATAATGGTAGGGGTGCTATGGAGCTTTATGATGTTTTATCTCAAGTTGACTTTATTACGGGAACATTTAGTAAAACATTGGCTAATATAGGTGGTTTTTTTGTTTCAAATAATCCTGATATAGTATCTTATTTACGGTATCAATCCAGACAATACGCTTTTTCTGCTTCTGCCCCAGCAAGTGTTATTGGTGTAAAAAAAGCACTTGATTTAATTGATGAGGAACCTCATTGGAGAAATAAAATATGGGAAAATATAAACTATCTAAAAAAAGGGTTTGAAACTTT
This Riemerella anatipestifer DNA region includes the following protein-coding sequences:
- a CDS encoding cysteine peptidase family C39 domain-containing protein, which encodes MIAKYYGKKYPIEYLRENTFITREGVSLLGISEAAKKIGF
- a CDS encoding outer membrane beta-barrel family protein, which codes for MILGGVNVYAQQYQIKGKVIGNSSNKPIEFVNAVLMKKDSVYSGAVTDSLGVFIITAPKGDYTLKLEYFGEAFTKKGMNISNDVDLGTLKMEEITELQEIVIESKKPLIQRKVDRLVFNVENTVSAHGGDVIDVLKITPGLKVQNDQISMIGKNGVSVMIDDRLIQLSGNELINFLKALKSDDIKDIEVITTPPARYEAEGNGGIINIKLKKNKVDGWSNTVRTIYKQATYPSFSIGNNLMYKKNKLNILFDIGYRKDQDIYTNNILYNFPLNYLQQSVFEKSNTNGVAGTINIGYKVNEKLQLGLQYSGFSTDANKENSNINNIINYQNQNVNNTLLSDGITNEKYNSNSLNFNAIKSISNSDNKIMFDVDYFNLNTNRFNNLNSHDFKSEFTTVDNNNLRKIENVSSKIDFDILNKWANLSFGAKISFTETNNDIDISRYNIINKKPKSVYNQLDYFTYNENIQAIYFSANRKFGTKLEGKIGLRTEFTQSKGYSETENKTNTNKYVEYFPSVYLSYLHDGENTFTLSYGRRVNRPSYSNLNPARWYLTLTSYEEGNPFLQPSFTSNFELSHSYRNFLTTTVSFSKTKNGFGQLTIHDAKYNMQAFVRRNYYNYNLFLLSEYINYNVFPWWTASAEGSVYYTETNTYTKYLEPKYSGWGGYFSTTNNFIFNENKTILGQLTYEYNFPTLFNENKIEEYSSLGIGLKLLLNRKKLQIAINANNILGTDRIKTSNTTQGVYQTFKQYYDTQYIRLSLSYKFGNKDISGDKRRTSNEEEKSRTK
- a CDS encoding radical SAM/SPASM domain-containing protein, with amino-acid sequence MYKLTEYYEVEDISEAEKLLFSTRTGILLHISNDVYKQILDRKYELINEKVLYKLLSSEILIPEDENEYSTIINFFKEKTSQKDKILNYTIQPTANCQLGCHYCGQVHEKVNMEEDIVEKTFKYISKTLLDGKYSGLFITWYGAEPLLGIKGIRNLSEKIIKFCDENNILYTAMMITNGLALKERVFEELVNLNIIKYQITLDGDKNHHDSSRYTKKKEKTFEIILKNIVNAVNNPLYDEKQCLILIRCNIHKDNYTSIDSLMEQLYNLGISEKITLDFAPVHDWGKNYAKDNLGLTPSFFGELEIDWFLKMREYNFKFVKDILPKKKMGTCMVTNKESELIDAKGRLSYCWETPYTPEFDNEKSELFHGDIFNSEKKDRSILPLGNWYDDIDNEEYGTTCKKCKFLPVCGGGCPIHWYKEMAMCPSFKYNFKERMVLQYIMSREYFDGKTNIQT
- a CDS encoding peptidase domain-containing ABC transporter, whose translation is MDCGPACLVMIARHYGKRYPIEYLREKAFITREGVSLLGISEAAHKIGLETQSVKLTEEQLEKNNEIFPCILHWNQNHFVVLFKITTSYFSNKKYFYIADPAHGIIKLSKEKFKQSWLSEENTGVAMFLNPTEEFEKRIPPKQEKVSIKYLLSYLAPYRKQLSLMFLLLLFGSGLTLIFPFLTEALIDKGVNAKDLNFIFIILLTQLGIFLGSITIEIIRNWLMLYVGTHLSIKIISDFLKKMLQLPVKFFDTKTMGDFNQRIQDNERIESFLTSQSLTTFFSIITFSVFFGVLWYYDIKILLVYLALTILSVGWSFFWLKKRKILDYYSFQQRSENQESIYEMLNGVTEMKLNQFEDFKRKEWENIQKKLFKLNIRILKLNQVQLSGFEFLNQLKNILVTFLAANYVVKGDMTLGMLLSISYIIGQMNSPVNQLVSFFRSLQDAKLSLERLNEVQNKPNEEQIIPKGLSRLKNIDFETSKKCIQLKKVSFQYEGPRSPFVLRDINLVIPEGKITAIVGASGSGKTSLIKLLLRFYESVSGSIEYNGTNILEISPQNIRENCGIVMQDGYIFSDTIERNIATGDENIDYDKLQKAIKIANIGDFIDSLPLGLKTKIGAAGNGISGGQRQRILIARAVYKNPHYIFFDEATSALDAENEKIIHDNLQSFFRGKTVIIIAHRLSTVKNADQIVVLDKGEISELGTHQELVEKRGSYYNLVRNQLELGN
- a CDS encoding aminotransferase class I/II-fold pyridoxal phosphate-dependent enzyme, translating into MNLNKVSFKDFEDIPNFDVFDRASAHMEYLDFLENNGFKNYLLETDSGCGPTVKLAGNDRIKKGEYISLVSNDYLGFTQHPKVKQSVIEAIEKYGTGAGSSPLIGGYYDYHKIVEDKISTFFNRPLGSTVIYTTGYTANSASLLCLLKSQDIAIVDMAVHSSVYEGISGTTTKRFLHNDTKSLEHILSKSKDKYRTKMVVIDGVYSQDGDIAKLKEILEITHHYGGVLLVDDAHGIGVVGNNGRGAMELYDVLSQVDFITGTFSKTLANIGGFFVSNNPDIVSYLRYQSRQYAFSASAPASVIGVKKALDLIDEEPHWRNKIWENINYLKKGFETLGLNIGTTESAIIPVKIGNVEKNSLVGKMLLENGIYTNPIMYPAVSLKDSRIRMSVLATHTFEHLDKVLNTFEHIDKKIKISK